The Litchfieldia alkalitelluris genome has a window encoding:
- a CDS encoding endo-1,4-beta-xylanase: MNQTQLQKKVPSLYEAFQNNFSIGAAVNPKTLVSGSDLLVNHFNSLTSENHMKFENLQPQEGVFTFEEADQLFAFAEANGKMVRGHTLVWHNQTPDWVFQDGDKPATRELALKRMKDHITAVMGRYKGKIYAWDVVNEAVTDSGEVLLRDSKWLQAVGEDYIAKAFEFAHEVDPDALLFYNDYNESDPGKSEKIYTLVKSLLDQGVPIHGIGLQAHWNIHDPSLENIRAAMERYASLGLQLHITEMDVSVFKFDDKRTDLLEPTEEMVELQEQRYQQFFDIFNEYKESISNVTFWGVADDYTWLDYFPVASRKNWPFLFDKNHQPKSSFWNIINDQK, encoded by the coding sequence ATGAATCAAACGCAACTTCAAAAAAAGGTTCCGTCATTATATGAAGCTTTTCAGAACAATTTCTCAATCGGGGCTGCTGTCAACCCAAAAACATTAGTGTCCGGAAGCGATTTACTAGTTAACCATTTTAATAGTTTAACATCAGAAAATCATATGAAATTTGAAAATTTACAGCCTCAGGAGGGCGTGTTCACCTTTGAAGAAGCAGATCAACTCTTTGCTTTTGCAGAAGCAAACGGAAAGATGGTTCGCGGACATACTCTTGTTTGGCATAATCAGACACCTGATTGGGTATTTCAAGATGGTGACAAACCTGCTACACGAGAACTTGCTCTTAAGCGCATGAAAGATCATATTACAGCTGTGATGGGACGTTATAAAGGTAAAATCTATGCTTGGGATGTTGTTAACGAAGCTGTTACAGATAGTGGTGAGGTATTACTAAGAGATTCAAAATGGTTACAAGCAGTTGGAGAAGATTATATTGCAAAAGCGTTCGAATTTGCACATGAAGTAGACCCAGATGCACTGCTTTTTTATAACGACTATAACGAATCAGACCCTGGGAAAAGCGAGAAAATTTATACCCTTGTGAAATCACTTTTAGATCAAGGTGTACCTATTCATGGTATTGGACTGCAAGCACATTGGAATATTCATGATCCTTCATTGGAGAATATCCGTGCTGCAATGGAACGATATGCGTCATTAGGATTACAACTTCATATCACTGAGATGGATGTTTCAGTATTTAAATTTGATGATAAAAGAACAGACCTCCTAGAACCTACCGAAGAAATGGTTGAATTACAGGAACAACGTTATCAACAGTTTTTCGATATTTTCAATGAATACAAAGAATCTATTAGTAATGTAACCTTCTGGGGAGTTGCGGATGATTATACATGGTTAGATTATTTCCCAGTTGCTAGTAGAAAGAATTGGCCATTTTTATTTGATAAAAACCATCAACCAAAGTCATCATTTTGGAACATTATAAACGATCAAAAATAA